From one Desulfurobacterium thermolithotrophum DSM 11699 genomic stretch:
- the porD gene encoding pyruvate synthase subunit PorD: MIKGWKELPIGGVIIEPGSSEKYDTGEWRAWRPVFDSSKCVHCMMCWIFCPDSSILVKEEKMVGIDYDHCKGCGICAHECPTNALEMKPEYLFREED, encoded by the coding sequence ATGATTAAGGGTTGGAAAGAATTACCTATAGGTGGTGTAATAATTGAACCTGGTTCAAGTGAAAAGTATGATACAGGTGAGTGGAGAGCTTGGAGACCAGTATTTGATAGTAGTAAATGTGTTCATTGTATGATGTGTTGGATATTCTGTCCGGATTCCAGTATTTTAGTGAAAGAAGAAAAGATGGTTGGTATTGACTACGATCACTGTAAAGGTTGCGGTATTTGTGCTCATGAATGTCCAACAAATGCTCTTGAAATGAAACCTGAATACTTGTTCCGTGAGGAGGACTAA
- a CDS encoding 2-oxoacid:acceptor oxidoreductase family protein, whose product MIEIRWHARGGQGAVTASKILASAVIEEGKYAQSNPDYGAERSGAPLRAYNRVSEKPITLHCMVLNPDIVVIVDPTLLKAVPFLEGTDENAILVINTDKTPNEIREKYKIEGRKIYTVDATKIAMEELKRSLMNIPMLGALIKVLNGLVDIKTVEEDIKKTFGKKVSENVLSANIRALYRAYEEVKGE is encoded by the coding sequence ATGATAGAGATAAGATGGCATGCCCGTGGTGGCCAAGGAGCAGTAACTGCTTCAAAAATTTTAGCAAGTGCGGTTATAGAGGAAGGAAAATACGCTCAAAGTAACCCAGATTACGGAGCAGAAAGATCGGGAGCTCCTCTTAGAGCTTATAACAGGGTTTCAGAAAAACCGATTACTTTACACTGTATGGTTTTAAATCCTGATATTGTAGTTATTGTTGATCCAACGCTTCTTAAAGCAGTTCCATTCTTAGAAGGAACAGATGAAAATGCAATTCTCGTAATCAATACTGATAAAACTCCTAATGAAATTAGAGAAAAGTACAAAATTGAAGGAAGGAAGATTTACACAGTTGACGCAACAAAAATCGCAATGGAAGAACTAAAAAGGTCTCTTATGAATATCCCGATGCTTGGAGCTCTCATTAAAGTTTTAAACGGTCTTGTGGATATTAAGACTGTAGAAGAAGATATCAAGAAGACATTTGGCAAGAAAGTTTCTGAAAACGTTCTTTCTGCAAATATAAGGGCACTTTACAGAGCTTATGAGGAGGTAAAGGGAGAATGA
- the recR gene encoding recombination mediator RecR: protein MIYPDNLELLIRFLSETPGISERAAERAVLSLSRLDEDEKRMITNALRELERIKPCVECGLPTEEDLCVVCRDPEREQTVICVVEQPRDAISIEKLGEYKGLYHVLGGVISPLEDISPEDLRIESLFKRIKEKNIKTVIIALNPTVEGEATSKFLIDRLEKMNVEIYRISYGIPYGGTIDMADELTLKKAFEDKKLIAGGK from the coding sequence TTGATATATCCAGATAACCTTGAGCTCCTTATAAGATTTCTTTCGGAAACTCCTGGAATTAGCGAAAGAGCTGCAGAAAGGGCTGTATTGTCTCTTTCACGGCTTGATGAAGACGAAAAACGAATGATAACTAATGCTTTAAGGGAGCTTGAAAGGATAAAGCCGTGTGTTGAGTGCGGTTTACCTACAGAAGAAGATCTCTGTGTAGTATGTAGAGATCCAGAAAGAGAACAGACAGTTATCTGTGTTGTTGAGCAACCTAGAGATGCAATTTCGATAGAAAAGCTTGGTGAGTATAAAGGTCTTTACCATGTTTTAGGTGGTGTTATATCTCCTTTGGAAGATATTTCGCCGGAAGATTTAAGGATAGAAAGTCTCTTTAAAAGAATTAAAGAAAAGAATATAAAAACTGTCATTATAGCTCTTAATCCTACAGTCGAAGGCGAAGCAACTTCAAAGTTTTTAATAGATAGACTTGAGAAGATGAATGTAGAGATTTACAGAATAAGCTACGGTATTCCTTACGGTGGAACGATAGATATGGCAGACGAGTTAACTTTAAAAAAAGCTTTTGAGGACAAGAAACTCATAGCTGGAGGAAAGTAA
- a CDS encoding YbaB/EbfC family nucleoid-associated protein, with the protein MFKGGMGNLGNLMKMAKQLQTQAKKIKEEIEEREFVGTAGGGAVKVIAKGSGDIVSIEIAPHVFESGDKEMIQDLIVVAANQALREGRETLAKEMEKLTGGLGIDIGGLF; encoded by the coding sequence ATGTTCAAAGGTGGAATGGGTAATTTGGGTAACTTAATGAAAATGGCAAAGCAACTTCAAACTCAGGCTAAGAAGATAAAGGAAGAGATTGAAGAAAGAGAATTTGTTGGGACTGCTGGAGGTGGTGCAGTTAAAGTCATTGCAAAAGGTTCTGGAGATATAGTTTCTATTGAGATAGCACCTCACGTTTTTGAATCCGGTGATAAAGAAATGATTCAGGATTTAATTGTTGTTGCTGCTAATCAAGCCTTGAGAGAAGGTCGCGAAACTCTTGCAAAAGAGATGGAAAAGCTTACAGGCGGGCTAGGAATCGATATTGGAGGACTCTTTTGA